Genomic window (Spirochaetota bacterium):
AAGAACTTTTCGTTCGTATTGAAGAAGATATCAGAGGTAGAGAAGTTTTTGTTATTCAATCCACATCTAATCCAGGGTATAAAAATATTTTTGAGTTATTGGTAATAGTTGATGCCCTTAAAAGAGCATCCGTCGGTCAAATAACAGCAGTAATACCTTATTATGGATATGCTCGTCAAGACAGAAAAACAGAATCTCGTGTTTCTATTACTGCCAAATTAGTTGCAAATCTCCTTGTTGAAGCAGGTGTACATAGAGTCATGACCTTAGATCTTCATGCTGCTCAAATTCAAGGATTTTTTGATATTCCTGTAGATCATCTATTCGCCTCTTCTATTTTTCATAAATATGCAGAATATCATCTAAAAGCAAATGAAGATTGGGTTGTTGTATCACCTGATGTTGGAGGATTAGAAAGAGCTCGTCATTTTGCAAAACTACTTAATGCAGGAATTGCTGTTTTTGACAAAAGACGCGAACAAAAAAATAAAGCTGAAATTCTAAATTTAATCGGTGAAATTAATGGTAAAAACACTATTCTTATTGATGATATTATAGATACAGCTGGAACTATCTGTCAGGCAGCAAATCGATTAAAAGTCTTAGGAGCAAAAAGTGTTCATATTATGGCATCTCATGGCGTATTCTCCAAAGAAGCCTCTACTCGATTAAAAGAAAGTAGTGCAGATAGTGTTATTATTACAGATACTATAGAAATACCAGATTATAAAAAAGAAATTATCGGTGATAAACTTCATGTATTAAGTTCTGCCGAATTATTTGGGGAAGCAATAGAGCGTATTCATATGAACAGATCTCTCAGCAATCTTTTTTATGAATCAAAAAAAGTATAATAATAATAAAGCTCCTTATTTGAAGTAAGGAGCTTTTTTTGTATTTAAAAGATATTGCTATAGTCTATTTTTAAAATTTTGAGAAACAACAAGATATTCAGATAATTTCATAATATCTTCATTATCTATCATTTGATCCAATACATCAATTTCTCTTTTAATAAAAGACAATGTTCTTCTAATATTATCAGAATTTTCAATAATACTTTGTGCAGAATATTGTTTTTTCGTACATGTTGGCATTAAAAAATTTCTAAGATCTTTATTATAAAATCCAAAAAACAATGTGTCTGCCCAGCTATCTTCTTGCAAAATATGAGTAAACATATGAGAAATCAATGCAACTGATTGAGATGTTTGAGATAATATTTCATCAAAAAATTCCGCAGAAGTAGGGACAATTTTAGCATCTACTATATTCCAAAATTCTCTCATGGTTTGTAATACTTTAGTACTGGTATCACTAATTATAGCCACTATCTGATCTTTAAATACATCACCTCTAATAGTGAATTCATTAGGAATATCATTTAAAAAAACAAAACAACTTACATAAGGATTGTGAGACTCTAATAAATCTAATATTTCTTCAAATAATTTAGATTTAACAGGTTGGAAATCTATGATATAAGTTCCTCTGGAGAGTAATGATTTGATATTTTTTATTGTTGTAACAGTTTCTTGTGAAGATTGATTTATAACAACAAAATCAGCTCCTTCATAAATCATTGTTTTTTGAGAAGGAGAATCTGAAATAAGGCCTTGTTGTTTTGCTTGTAATATTTGATCTGTAACAGAATCTGCACACAAAATCTCACACATAGGATATTTTTTTTTAATACCTTCAACTAAAGAAGCTGTAAAATTATCCCAGCCTATAATAACAATTTTTTCTATTTCGATTACAGACATTTAACCCTCTAATTTTAATATTATTACATATAGATATATAAATTATTCTATATTATTTTTGTTGAAAAATCAATTTATTTACAATTTCATTATACAAGTAAATCGTTTGCAAGAATTTGATTAATGAGTTATACTATGTGTAATATTTTTATTTGAGGTTTCTTTATGAATTACCAAACACAAACATTGAAACAAAAAATTTCTATTATATTATTATCTATTATTATTATGATATTAGCGATTATTCCTGCAGTTAATAATTACAAATACAATGACCATAGCAAAAATTGGTTAAATCATGATTATGGAAAAAATTTATTATCTTCTACAGAAGAATATTCTGTCTTTATGACAGAAGGCGGTGATAATCAAGTGTTTTCATCTCTATATTTCACCTATGCCGTAAAATTAAGACAAGATCTTTTTCCTTATGACCAAAAAGGAAATATTTTTAAAAAAATCTATGGAGATCTTCGTTATATTATCTATGATAATTTACAAATAAGATCTGATATCGTAAATAAAGCTCTTTTTACAGGACAAGAACCTTTTTATGTAGATATTAGAAGTCAAAAAAATCCTTATTTCGTCCCTTATGCTTTGGGGAAACCAGCTACTTATCTTACATGGGAATTAGCAAATCAACATATTTTAGGGAATTTCTATTATAAAAATTACGGACTAATGCATAAAGCACAAGAAATACGATATGCTATTATTGATTATATAGAAACACTTGGTTCTGCTAATATTAATGAAATCAAAATATATCTTAAAGAAAAACTAGGACGAAATATCAATGATATTGAATTTAATTTTTGGTTAGATCAATTAAAACAAGATGATTATATTTCTCAAAAAAACAACATTATCATATTTCTAAAATCTTATCCAAAACCTTTTAAAAAACAGCCTATTGATAATTTTATTATTAGATGGCAAGAAATAAAAAATCTTGAATATTATGATTATCTTTCTCGTGAAATTGTTATAAGTTATTCTTATGAACAAGTTAATTTATTAAAAAATCAAATTATAGAATTACAAAAAATAAGAAGAGTAGAAAATTCTAAAAACAAACAAGAACAACTTGATAAAAAAATATCTACTCTTTGGAATCAATTAACAAAATACGCTGAAACTATCAAAAAAGTTGGATATGACTCTGCTGGAACATTGCACAATCTTGGTATTTTTTATTTAAATGTTCCAGAAACATTTGATTTTATTACCAATGATTATGTTCCTATCGCTATAGAAACATGGGAACAAGCTCTTAATAGTGCTCCTTACTCTTGGTCTACCTATAATATATTATTATGGGCTTATGTAAAACAGGCAATTATAGAACCTCAAAATTCAGATTTTTATTTTGAAAAATTTGATTATTATGTAAATAGTATGACAAATAATATGACTCATTGGAAATCTATGAGTAAAAATATTTCCAAAAACAAAGTATACAAAGCTATTGAACAATTAATTAATATAAGACAACAAAGTTCAAAATTGACTGGCGAACATCTTATAAAACAAAAAGAACAAATTACTCAAATGATTAATAATTCTCAAGAATTAGATTTTCAATTATTACAATCTTATTTTACAACAATTATTAATCAACTTAATTTCTTAGACAATACGACCGCTAAAATAGAATTTAATAATTTGTGGTATAAAGCTTGGACAGTATACCAAAACAATCCTGAATTTTTTCAATGGCATATCACTACATTAGGAGAATTAAGTGGTTATAAAGATTTAATATCTCAAAACTTATATCTTATTACAGCACAAGATGCTGAGAAACATATGCCTTTATTAACAAAAGTAACAGAGGTAGAATTACCTCTATTTATTAGTATGTTTAAAATTGGAAATACTACACAAAACACCACATTGCGTATTAAATACAAAATAAAACTTTTAGAAGCTTCTAAAAAAGCACTACCACAAGATCAATATATACAAATCAAACAACAAATTGATAATATTAATTAATATAAGATATGAAATTACTAAATACATCTATATTTGACTCTTCTGCTTTACGAAAAGCTGATAAAAATATTTTTTATCTTTATTTTATTTTTGTTGGAATTGGGCTTATTTTTATTTATAGTGTTTCTCGTTATGCAATTCGTGATACAGAATTAAATGCTAATACAATTTTTTTCAAACAATTTGTTTTTGCTATTATTTCTATTGTATTAATGTTACTATTTATTCAAATCGATTATCGTATCACTCGTATTATTGTTAAACCTATTTTTTTTCTATCACTGATTTTACTTATTTTAGTATTTATTCCTGGGATAGGTCTTCAAATAGGATTAGCTCGTCGATGGATAGATTTTCGTTTTTTTTCTTTTAATCCTTCAGAATTTGCTAAAATATCCTTAATTATTTATCTTGCTCATATTTTTGTAAAAAAACATGAGCATATTGCTGATTTCACCTCAGGCTTATTACCCCCCCTTCTACTTGTTGCTATAATGTTTTGCATCATACTGTTACAATCAGGATTTTCTATTGGTGCTATTATTGTCATTGTTATGTTTACGATGATTTTTGCTGGAGGGGCGTCTCTTAAACACATAGTTAGTATTATTTTATTGACTATTCCTATCATGATTCTTGCCATATGGAATGTTACCTATCGTAAAGACAGGATTCTTGCATATATAGATCCATGGCAAGATCCCAGTGGTATAGGTTATCAATCTATAGAATCTCTAAAAGCACTAGCTCATGGTGGATTTTTTGGAGTAGGATTGGGAAATAGTATTCAAAAAATATCTCGTTTACCAGCAGCACATACAGATTTTATTTTTGCAATAATAGTAGAAGAAACAGGACTTATTGGAGGAATTACTTTAGCAAGTCTTTTTCTTTGGTTTTTTCTTAATGGATTGAAAATCTCATTTAGAACTAAAGATCCTTATGGCAAGCTTTTAGCATTTGGAATTGTTACATTAATTACTACCCATGCCTTATTAAACATGATGATTAATATGGGATTACTACCTCCTACAGGAGTATCACTTCCTTTTATTAGTTATGGTGGATCTTCTTTTGCTATGCTTTCTATTGCTACTGGTATTTTACTTAATATTAGTTCTCACATTTCACCGAGATAACTTTATTAGTTTTATAGATGACAATATGGTGTATTTTTGAATTAATTTTAAAATCATGTTATATTATAAATATAATTAGGAGTATTAAAATGAAAATATTACAAACCTCATCCTTTATTCAACAAAATATTCAATCTACAAAAAATCAAAAAACAGATGCAAAATATCCCTCTACGAATATTAAAAAATCTGATAGCAGTAATCTTAAATCATCTTCACTGAATATTCAATCTCTTAAAACAATTCATACTCTGCAACAAGATCATGTGCAAACTCAACGATTATTAGGTTCTTTAACTCAATTAATAGAATCTCTAAAATCATTCAAACAAACACCTAGTGTTTATGAAGAAAATATTAAAAACAGTCTTTTAGAAATTAAAAAAGATTTCCCAGAATTCACTAAAAAAATCGAACAACACATAAATAATCCTGAACAAATGATAGTACAAGCGAATAAAATAAAAAATGAAATTACTGCCAAAATAAATACTCAAAAAAAAGTTATTGCTCATTATTTGATTTCTGAACAAAATAAAGATGCTGTACAGAAAAAAAGTGTAACCACTAATGATACTCAAAAAATCGTTCAAAAAATTACTGATAAATCTTTATCACCCTTACATAATTCTCAAGCGATACAAATCACAAAACTTTTAAATTCTTAAAAATTTTTCCTAAATAGGAGTTTTCTACTATGTTTGATATTTTAAAATTACTTGAATACCCTAGTACTTCTTCTGTTTTTTTTGTTGCTGAATTAGGTATTAATCATGATGGTAATCTTAGTATTGCCAAACAAATGATAGACCAAGCAATAGAAGCCAAAGCAGATGCTGTAAAATTTCAATTATATGAAACAGATTTATTTTATAATAAACTCATTGCTCCTGAAGCTCATCAACTTTTCAAAACTTTTCACATTCCTTACGATCAATTTATTATTCTTAAAAAATATGCAGAATCTCGTGGTATGCTAGTATTCGCGGCTCCATTTGATACACAAACATTACAACAACTTATCAAAGATTCTATATTTCCTATCAAAATTGCTAGTGGAGATGCATTAACTGAACCATGGATCGATAATTTATTAGATAACAAAATTCCTTTCATCATTTCAACAGGATCTCTTGAAGAAAAAGAAATTCAAAAACTTGCTCATAAACTAGAAAACACCCTTTCTGCTATGTTATACTGTGTATCTGAATACCCAGCACCACCAGAAGGTTTTGATATTAGATATATTCAAACAATGCAACAATATCTACCAAATCAAGCTATTGGATTTTCTGATCATTCTCAAGGAATAGCATTATCATTAGCAGCTGTTGCTCATGGAGCAAAAATTATAGAAAGACATTTTACTTTATTTCCTGAACGAAATGATTTGGATCATCCTTTATCTTTATCACCAGAAAATTTTCATCAAATGGTAACTTCCTCTCGTATGATAGAAAAAGCTCTTGGAACAGGAATAAGAAATACATCACCTATAGAAAAAAATATTAGAAATCTTGCAGGAAGAGATATATTTGCTCATATTAATATACCAGCAAATACTCCTATTTCTGAAGAAATGATTATTTTTCAGCGTCCAGGAAAAGGTATTAGCTCTCAAGAATATAATTCTCTTTTAGGCAAATTATCTCAAAAGGATATTCCTAAAGGAACTTCTTTAAGGGGAATTTTGTTATAATATAATAACAAAATAATAGGTATTTAATATGAATAATTTAATCGTTGTTTTAGATGATTTAGGTCAAAAAGCTATAAATTTATTACAAAATTCCCCCCATACTATTAGCTTTGATCTAAAGGATCTTCCTCTAGCTACAGCTATTATTACTCGATCCACTAAAATCACCAAAGATATGATTCTTGTTTCACCTAATCTCACAATAATTTCTCGTGCAGGGGTAGGAATGGATAATATTGATGTAGAATTTGCACATTCTCAGAATATTCTTACATTCAACGCAAAAGGTGGAAACGCTGTTAACGCTGCAGAAACTACCATGGGTTTAATTCTTTCACTAGCACACAAAATTACCTATGCTCATCATTTACTATATGGACATAAAAAATGGGAAAGAGGATTGTTAACAGAAGGATTTGAAATAGCTAACAAAACATTAGGTATCATAGGTTGTGGTAATGTCGGTTTGCGTGTTGCACAATTCGCTTATGCTTTTAATATGCATGTTTTGGTGTATGATCCTTATCAATCTAATATCCCAGCTTTTGCTACACGAACACAAAATTTAAAACAATTATTAAGTGAAAGTGATTTAATAACACTACACACACCATTAACCAAAGAAACAATGTACATGATAGATGAACAAGAGTTATCGTACTGTAAAAAAAATGCTTATATTATTAATGCTTGTAGAGGAAAGGTAATCAAAGAAAGTGCCTTGATTAATGCTCTAAAAAATCACCATATAGCAGGTGCTGCATTAGATGTATTTGATAAAGAACCTATTCCAGAAAATTCTGAATTATATGATTTAGATAATATTATTATTATACCTCATCTTGGTGGTGCTGGAATTGAATGTAGAAATCGGGTATCTCAACTTGCTGTAGAAAATGTGTTAAATAAACTTTAGGATCTATAAATGATAGAAACATCTAGTATATCAATAATAATAGATATTTTATGTACCAGTATGCTTATTTATACAATTTATTATTTTTTTAGGGGTACTCATACTGCAACTATTGGAAAAGGATTGATTATTTGTATTGTATTGTACAGTATTTCTGTGATAACCAACCTTAATACAATAACTTGGTTATTTTTGAGATTCTTTAATGAACTCCCTATTATCATAGCTATTATTTTTCATCAAGAAATTAGACATTTTTTTTCTAATCTTGGAAGAAATCATCAACAAACTCATAATTCCCAGCTTTTTTCTCATCAACTTTCTATTGCTTTACAAGAATTATCTGATCAGAATACAGGGGCACTTATTATTATTGAAAGAAATATGCTCTTGAATGATCTCACGAATAATGCTGTTATGTTAGATGCTCGTTTTAGTATTGAGTTAATACATTCTATTTTTTACAAAGGAACTCCTCTGCATGATGGAGCTGTAATTATTAGAAATGAACATATACTCGCAGCCAAAGTATTACTTCCTGCTGTTTTTTCTGCTTCCTCTACTGGAACAAGACATGGGGTGGGAACTTCTATATCAAAAGAGAGAGATTGTATTGTTTTTATTGTTTCTGAAGAAACCGGAATTATTTCTTATGCTAAAGATGGTCTTCTTACTTCCATTCCAAATATGATTTTAGAGGACATTATTCATGAAACTATCCAATAAATATCAAAAATTTATTTTTTCAGATCCTGTTGGTAAGGCTATCTCTATAATACTAGCTTATTTTTTATGGTATTATGTACAAAATTTTTCTATAGAAAAATTGTATATTAGTCTTCCTGTTACTATTATTAATATTCCTCAAAATAAAATAATTGAAGCAACCAATGATATTGCTATTAGAGTAGAAATATTAGCTTATGAAGATGTATCTCGTCGTATTGAAAATATCAAAGCTATTATTGATTTATCTAATTATACTACAGGTACCAAATCTTACCCTATAACACTATTAAATTTACCTAAAGATATTGAAGCTAATATATCTCCCGAATTCAAACGCATTAGTATTTATGATATTATAAATAAAACAGTTCCTATCACTATTAATATAAAATCTAATAGTACACTAACTAATATCAGTTATAAGCCTAAAGAAGTAACTATTTCTGGATCTTCTAAAATAATAGAACAAATAAAAGCATTAACTACAGAAGAGTTAAAAATTAATAATTCTATACAAAATATTATATCAACTAATCTCAAAATATATTATCCTAATAAGGTTAAATTATTAGATGCTACTAGCGTTGATATTATATTGAATTTTAATCTTACAAATTACACCAATGAAGTTATTATACCTGTCAAATACATCGGTCAACAAAGCAATCTTCAAATTTCTTTTACCACAAATATGTATTTAAAATTTGTAACAACAAGTTCTAATATAGAGCCATTATTATTAGAAAGTTTTATGACTTTAGATCTTAGTAATATTACTAATTCTGGAAAATATAATATACCTATTAATATTTCTGTACCAACTAATGTTCATCTTATTGATCCTCCTATAGTAGTGCCTATAGAGTTATTTGATCCTTCAACAATAATAACTCTACCTATGAGAGAAGAAATTATACCAGCAAATACATCTTCAAATGAATTTGAAACTTTTAATGATTCTATACTTAAAGAATCAAAAGAAATCACTAATTATAATTTTAATACAAATATTACAAAAGAAACAAATCTGGAAAATAACTCTATGTAGAGGTATAAATGATAAATGCACTGATTCTTACTGCTGGAGGCTTGGATTCCTTACTTACCATCAAATTAATGGAACAAACTAAGATCCCTTTTCAAGTTGTTCATTTTGATATAGGATTAACACACAATAAACCTATTGTCGCGGGATTAAGAATTTCTAAATATTTTGGATTAGAAAATATTATTCGAAACAGTATAGAGATTGAAAAATTTGATGTTGCCAAAGAATTCTATGCTCAAATTTTAAATATCAAAAATTACAAAAATTACAATCCATGTTTAGAATGTAAAATATTTATTTTAAAAAAAGCCAAAGAATATATGAAAGAAATTGGTGCTCAGTTTATTGTTACAGGAGATGTCGTAGATCAACGCCCTTTAATACAAGGTAAATCAGCACTATTAACAACAGATCAGCAAGCAAATGTAGAAAACATTGTTTTTAGACCTTTATCAGCTAATATACTACCTCAATCGCCCCTACTATCTTCTTTTCCTGAATTATTAAAAATATCACATGATTTCACAAGTTTTTCTCAAAAAAGAATTGAATTGGCACAAAAATTAAATATTACCTACACTCCATCTGTCTCTGAACAATATTTTGACAAACACAAAGAAGAATTAGCCATGGGTAAAAAAGCATTTGAAATATTTGAAAAACAAAAAACAATCAATATTACTCATGCAAATCGTATAGGATTGCATTTCAAAATAGATGACACGACAAGGTGTGTTATTGGAAGAACACCTTTTGAAAGTAACTATCTCAAAAAATTCTATGAAAAATTAAAAAACAAAGATTTTGCTTTTTGTTCAAATACTCCTAGTTTTTTATTTGGATTTATGTATGGTTCTAATAACATAGAAATTCATGAGACAATAGCTCTGAAAATATTTAGTGCTATTGTCTTCCAATATCATAATTCATCAAATATTCAATTATTCAATCGTGAAAATCTATTATTAGGGAGTCAAGTGATAACTCCTTTTTCACAAATAGAAATAAAACAATATATTTTGTATGCCAATGAAATGTATTGTCCTATTAATTCTTTAGATATATAGCAAAATATTTACAAATCACTTGCTTTTTTATATGTTACATATTATACTATTTAACATTATATAAATAATTTATATTATTTTCGGA
Coding sequences:
- a CDS encoding prephenate dehydrogenase/arogenate dehydrogenase family protein, yielding MSVIEIEKIVIIGWDNFTASLVEGIKKKYPMCEILCADSVTDQILQAKQQGLISDSPSQKTMIYEGADFVVINQSSQETVTTIKNIKSLLSRGTYIIDFQPVKSKLFEEILDLLESHNPYVSCFVFLNDIPNEFTIRGDVFKDQIVAIISDTSTKVLQTMREFWNIVDAKIVPTSAEFFDEILSQTSQSVALISHMFTHILQEDSWADTLFFGFYNKDLRNFLMPTCTKKQYSAQSIIENSDNIRRTLSFIKREIDVLDQMIDNEDIMKLSEYLVVSQNFKNRL
- the ftsW gene encoding putative lipid II flippase FtsW; its protein translation is MKLLNTSIFDSSALRKADKNIFYLYFIFVGIGLIFIYSVSRYAIRDTELNANTIFFKQFVFAIISIVLMLLFIQIDYRITRIIVKPIFFLSLILLILVFIPGIGLQIGLARRWIDFRFFSFNPSEFAKISLIIYLAHIFVKKHEHIADFTSGLLPPLLLVAIMFCIILLQSGFSIGAIIVIVMFTMIFAGGASLKHIVSIILLTIPIMILAIWNVTYRKDRILAYIDPWQDPSGIGYQSIESLKALAHGGFFGVGLGNSIQKISRLPAAHTDFIFAIIVEETGLIGGITLASLFLWFFLNGLKISFRTKDPYGKLLAFGIVTLITTHALLNMMINMGLLPPTGVSLPFISYGGSSFAMLSIATGILLNISSHISPR
- a CDS encoding N-acetylneuraminate synthase family protein → MFDILKLLEYPSTSSVFFVAELGINHDGNLSIAKQMIDQAIEAKADAVKFQLYETDLFYNKLIAPEAHQLFKTFHIPYDQFIILKKYAESRGMLVFAAPFDTQTLQQLIKDSIFPIKIASGDALTEPWIDNLLDNKIPFIISTGSLEEKEIQKLAHKLENTLSAMLYCVSEYPAPPEGFDIRYIQTMQQYLPNQAIGFSDHSQGIALSLAAVAHGAKIIERHFTLFPERNDLDHPLSLSPENFHQMVTSSRMIEKALGTGIRNTSPIEKNIRNLAGRDIFAHINIPANTPISEEMIIFQRPGKGISSQEYNSLLGKLSQKDIPKGTSLRGILL
- a CDS encoding diadenylate cyclase, giving the protein MIETSSISIIIDILCTSMLIYTIYYFFRGTHTATIGKGLIICIVLYSISVITNLNTITWLFLRFFNELPIIIAIIFHQEIRHFFSNLGRNHQQTHNSQLFSHQLSIALQELSDQNTGALIIIERNMLLNDLTNNAVMLDARFSIELIHSIFYKGTPLHDGAVIIRNEHILAAKVLLPAVFSASSTGTRHGVGTSISKERDCIVFIVSEETGIISYAKDGLLTSIPNMILEDIIHETIQ
- a CDS encoding ribose-phosphate pyrophosphokinase translates to MSGKSGLKLITGRSNQALAKNISAYTGIHLTETYITEFADEELFVRIEEDIRGREVFVIQSTSNPGYKNIFELLVIVDALKRASVGQITAVIPYYGYARQDRKTESRVSITAKLVANLLVEAGVHRVMTLDLHAAQIQGFFDIPVDHLFASSIFHKYAEYHLKANEDWVVVSPDVGGLERARHFAKLLNAGIAVFDKRREQKNKAEILNLIGEINGKNTILIDDIIDTAGTICQAANRLKVLGAKSVHIMASHGVFSKEASTRLKESSADSVIITDTIEIPDYKKEIIGDKLHVLSSAELFGEAIERIHMNRSLSNLFYESKKV
- a CDS encoding hydroxyacid dehydrogenase, coding for MNNLIVVLDDLGQKAINLLQNSPHTISFDLKDLPLATAIITRSTKITKDMILVSPNLTIISRAGVGMDNIDVEFAHSQNILTFNAKGGNAVNAAETTMGLILSLAHKITYAHHLLYGHKKWERGLLTEGFEIANKTLGIIGCGNVGLRVAQFAYAFNMHVLVYDPYQSNIPAFATRTQNLKQLLSESDLITLHTPLTKETMYMIDEQELSYCKKNAYIINACRGKVIKESALINALKNHHIAGAALDVFDKEPIPENSELYDLDNIIIIPHLGGAGIECRNRVSQLAVENVLNKL